In the Candidatus Palauibacter scopulicola genome, GATCAGGGTGGCGCCCGCGGACTTCGTGACCGCCCGGAGCCGCTCCGCGGTCGAGGTGAGTGCGCCGCCGTTCGCGGTCTTGTCCCGGAGCTGGATCGCGGGCGCCCCGGCGTCCACGCATTCCGCCACGACCTCCTCCAGCGGGCGCCCGCAGGCGGGCAGCGGGTGGGTGATCACCATGAGGGGCCAGCCATCCCACGCGGTCGAGCCGGGCACGGTCCCTTTCGTCCTAGCGTTCCGCCGACTCGCGGTCGAGGCGGATCCGGTTTATCGCGTTGTTGTGCTCGCGCAGGGTCCGGGTGAATTCGTGCGAGCCGTCGTTTCGCGCCACGAAGAAGATGTACTCGTGGTCGGCGGGCTGGAGGGCGGCCCGCAGCGATGCCGCTCCGGGAGAAGCGATGGGCCCGGGCGGCAGTCCCGGCTGCGTATAGGTGTTGTATGGGTGATCCGCGACGGAGTCGATGTCCCGATAGAGCAGGCGCGCCCGCGGCTCACCGAGGGCGTACTGTACTGTGGGATCCGCCTGCAGAAGCATGTCGCGCTGAAGGCGGTTCCAGTAGACCCCCGCGACCACCGGACGCTCCTCGTCCCACCGGACCTCTTTCTCGACGATGCTCGCGAGCGTCACGACCTCTCGCTCGTCGAGACCGAGCGCGGCGGCTTTAGCTCGCTCCTCGGCTCCCCAGAAATCGGAGTATCGTCCGACGATCGCCTGCACGATGACCGGGATTCCGACCCCGTCGGCGAATCGATACGTCTCCGGGAACAGGTATCCTTCGAGCGTGGGACCCGGCACGCCCAGCTCAGCCACCCGCTCCGGAGCTGCAAGGTAGGCAAGGACGGCGGCCGTCGAATCGCCGACGTAGGCGGCCAGGCGTTCCGCCACCTGCGGGAGCCGGAGACCCTCCGGGATCGTCAGCGGCGTCGTCACGACGGCCCCGGTTCGGAGCACCTCCAGCAGGTACGGGTACGGAGCGCCGCGCGGAATCTCGTACCGGCCGGCCTTCAGCTGCCGACCCTGACCCTTCAGGCGCACGTACGCGTCGAAGATCCGCGGATGGAAGATCAGTTCCTGCGCCCGGAGCACGTCCGCCACCTCGAGCGATGCGGCGCCATCCGGGATGAGGACCTCGACCACCGACCCATCGGGAGTGCCCCGGCCCCGGAACTCGGCGGAGAAGAACCCGTACGCCACGGGCGCCAGGGCGGCGAAAGCGGCGAGGAGCAGGCGAACGCCCGTTCCTTTCGACCGGCGTTTCATGGGCCCCGGGGGACGCCTGCACCGGCGGGGGTGCTGCGCAGATAGGCGGAGAGCATCAACGCCGCGGCCATTTCGTCCGTCCGGCCCTTCGGTCGCCGCCGGCCGCGAGGCGGATTCATGCTGAGGAGCTCTCGTTCCGCCCGCGCGGTCGACAGCCGCTCATCCCACTCGATGGTTCGCACTCCCGTCGCTTCCTCCAAAGCCCGGGCGAAGGCCCGCGCCTCTTCGGCCATCTCGCCCGCGGTCCCATCCATTGAGAAGGGGATACCCACGAGGATGGCGGCGGGCTCCAATTCCGCAACGAGTTCGGCCAGCGCGCCCGGGATCGCGGTCCCGGGAGCCCGTCTCTTCGCCCTCTCCACCACACCGTGGGGCGCCGCGATCGTCCGGGTCGGATCCGTGACGGCCACCCCGATGCGTCGTCGGCCGTAGTCGAGCGCCATCAAACGGCTGCGGGGCATGCTCAGCGCTCCCGGCCCCCGGCCCGCGATTGGCTATCGGCAAGCACCCGCTGGATCGTCTCCGCGGATCCGAACAGGAACCAGCGTGGCTCCGTCCCGCGGCCGCCCGGCACCTCGGCGACCTCGACCGCGCGGTCCGCCAGACGGCTCAGCACGCCCCGCAGAAACGCCGTCGCGAAGTGACAGCGAACGTTCCCGGCCGACGTGGCCTCCGGCGAGTCACGCCAGGCGATGGCGGCGAACGCGCCTCCCCCCGGCTTGAACGATATCGATCCGAGGCCCGCCTTCCGGAGGATCTCGTCGAGGAAAGCCCAGAACTCCGCTGCGGAAAGCAGGTCCGGAGAGTCGCCGAGCAGGGCGACCGCCTCCGCGCCGGTCCGGTCCCCCGCCTCCTTCAACGCCGCAACTCCGACTTCACCCAGGCTGGCGCAGCGGTGAAAGAGATCCGCAAGGACCGACCTCGGCAGGATCACGGCGGGGGCCTGCGTGGGGGAGTTCATCGCAAAAAAAGCTAGACAGGGGGCCAAGGCCGGACAAGGTTGGCACCTCATGCTCCCCACACGGATTATCGAGAAGAAACGCGACGGCGGGCGGCTCTCGTCCGACGAACTCGCGGCCTTCCTGCGCGCGTATCTCGAAGGGGACGTCACCGAGTATCAGATGTCCGCCTTCCTCATGGCCGTGTTCATTCGGGGGCTGGATCCCGCCGAACTCTCCGTGCTCCTGCGGGAGATCATCGACTCCGGGGCGCGACTGCGGTTCGCGGACGACGGCCCGCCGGCGGTCGACAAGCACTCCACCGGCGGCGTCGGGGACAAGGTCTCGCTCATCCTGGCGCCGCTCCTGGCCGAAGCCGGCCTTCGCGTGCCCATGATGTCGGGTCGCGGCCTCGGACATACCGGAGGGACGCTGGACAAGCTCGAGGCGATTCCCGGCTTCAACGTGTCTGTGGATCTGGCACGGTTCCAGGCCATTCTCGATGAGATCGGGTGCGCGATGATCGGCCAGACGAAGGAAATCGCGCCGCTCGACGGACGTCTCTACGCGCTCCGGGATGTGACGGGGACCGTACCCTCCCCAGCCCTGATCGCGGCCTCGATCGTTTCGAAGAAAGTGGCCGAGGGGATCGGGGCGCTCGTACTCGACGTGAAGTGTGGGCGTGGCGCCTTCATTACCGACCGTGACCAGGCACGTGGGTTGGCGCGCACCATGGTCGACCTCGCGACAGCCGAGGGGGTGCGGACGAGTGCACTCCTGACCGCGATGGATGCCCCGCTGGGCCGCACCGTCGGCAACGCGCTGGAAGTGCGCGAAGCGATCGAGACTTTGAGAGGCGGAGGACCCGCGGATCTGCGCGAAGTCACCCTGGCGCTGAGCGCCGAGTTGCTCGTCTCCGTCGGTCACGCTGCCGACGCTGAAGAGGCTGCGGCGGAACTCGGCGCGATTCTGGATGGCGGGGCCGCGCTCGAGCGCTTCGCGCGGCTCATCGAGGTCCAGGGAGGGGACCCGGGGGTGGCCGACGACCCCGGGCGCCTCCCCGCGGCCCCGATCCGCGAACCCTTCCTGTCCCCCGGCTCCGGTTGGCTCGATGTCGACGCTCGCACGGTGGGCGTCGCCTCGGTGGAACTTGGGGCCGGCCGCCGCCGCGTCGAGGACCCGGTCGATCCGAGGGTGGGGTTCGAGTTTCACCGCAGGGCGGGCGACAGAGTCTCTGAAGGCGAACCTCTGCTCACCGTGCACGCGGCGGACGCGGCCAGCGCCGCGACGGCCGCCCGCCGCCTCGCGGACGCGATTCGGCTCTCCTCCGAACCGCCGGCGTCGCAACCGCTGATCCTGGAGCGGATCGCCGGCTAGGAGGCTGCGGCAAAGCCCGAAAGCCTGCTAGTGTGGCGCGGACTTCCCGCGGACGGGGACCTGCGCGCTCCACGGACCATGCGCGTCGCACATCTCGGTCGGTTCCGTCCCCTCGAGGTAGATCTCGACGTAGCGGACGTCGAGCGGACACCAGCGCGTGGACAGCAGTCCCGTGGTCTCGCTCACGGTCCGCTCGATGAGGCCCGGCGGCCGCTCCCACGCGTCGGGGTGTTCGTGCGTCTCGTAGTAGCGCGCCAACACCGCGGCTCCGACCGGCGCCGCCGTGCCTCCGCCCGTGGCGCCCGCATAGATGCGCCGGGGCCGGTCGTGCCCGATCCACGTCGTCGTCACGAGGTCCGGCGTGAATCCGACGAACCAGGTGTTGGTCGCGTCGTTCGTCGTCCCCGTTTTTCCCGCCACCGGTACGGAGAAGGGAATCGCGTAGCGGGACCTCACCGCCAGCGTCCCCGTCCCCTGGTCCACCGCGTCCCGCAGCATGGACTGGGCGACCCAGGCGATGTCCCGCTCCAGCACCCGCTCACGCTGGACCCGGCTCTCCCAGAGCACGCGGCCGTCCCTGCTCTCCACGCGAAGGATCGACCGGGGCGAGACCCGCACGCCGAGGTTCGCGAAGGTGCTGTAGGCGGCGGCAATCTCGATCGGACGGACATCCATCGAGCCGATCGCGGCCGAGGGCACGCGCGGGACGCTCGATGCGACCCCCATGCGCTCGGCCATCTGCGCGAACGACTCCTCGCCGACGCGCTGGCCCAGCTTGACGGCCACGACGTTGATCGACCGGGCGAGCGCGCGCCGCAGCGTCATCGGGCCCTTGAAGTCGTTATCGAAGTTGCGCGGTGCGTAGGGATCGCCGCCGACGTTCTCGAGGTAGTACGGCTGGTCGTAAATGATCTCCGATGCGGGGATGCCGGCCGCGATCGCCGTCGCGTAGACGAACGGCTTGAACACGGAACCCGGCTGCCGGATGGCCTGGGTCGCGCGGTTGAACTCGGAGTCGCCGAAATCGCGCCCGCCCACCATCGCCCGCACGTCGCCGGTCGCCGCGTCCAGGGCGACGAACATCCCCTGCACATAGGGCATCTCGGCGCCCCCGCGGCTCACCTGGTACAGGCTGTCGGGCGGCCACGCCCGCACCTCCTCGAAGGTGACGCCGCGATAGGCCGGGTGGCGGTCCACCCACTCCAGCTGCGCGAGCAGCGCGGAATCCGCGACCGCCTGGAGCTCCGGGTCGAGCGTCGTGTAGACGCGGAACCCCTTCTCGTAGATGTCGGTGCCGTATCGGTCGTAGAGCCGCTGCCGCACCCACTCCACGAAGTAGGGCGCGTCCTGCTCGATGCGGGCTCCCCTCGCGAGTTCCAGCGGGTACGCCTTCGCCGCCTCGGCGTCCGCGATGCTCACGAGTCCCTGCACGGCCATCAGTTCAAGGACGAGATTGCGCCGTCCGATGGCCCGCTCCGGGCGGCGGATCGGGTTGTATCCCGCCGGATTCCGCGGGATGGCCGCGAGCAGCGCCGCCTCCGGCAGGTTGAGCTGCGCGGCCGTCTTCCCGAAGTAACGCTCCGCCGCGGCCTGGACTCCGAACACGCCGTCGAAGTTGATCTGGTTGAGGTAGGCTTCGATGATCTCCCACTTGCTGTACGCGCGCTCGAGGTCGATCGCGACCCGCATCTCGCGCAGCTTCCTGCGCACGCTGATGTCCCGCCGGTTCACGGAGCCCTCGAACATGTTGCCCGCGAGTTGCTGCGTGATCGAACTGCCGCCCGCGGCTCCGTACCCCCTCAGCAGGAAATCGAAGAAGGCCCGCGTCGTCCGCAGCAGATCCACTCCCGCGTGACCCCAGAAGCGCTTGTCCTCGACCGCGATGAAGGCGTTGTACACGTGACGCGGAAGCGCCTCCATCCGGATGGGCGTCCGCCGTTCGATGGCAAGTTCCGCGAGAAGGGATCCGTCCGCCGCGAAGAGTTTCGTCGCCTCCTTGGGTTCGAAGGCGTAGATCTGGGCGATGGAGGGACACTCGTCGCACAGGTGGGTCCATCCGCGCCACGCCACGCCTCCCCCGAGTCCGCCACCGATCAGAACGGCAAGCAGCAGGGCGCGGCGCACGTTTCTCCGCTGCCCGGCCGTCCCCTTCTTCGCGCCACGCGACCGGCGCGCGGTTCGTCGTCGACCGATCATCCCCGTTCCCCCCCTGCGATCTCCCGGCCGTTCACTCGTTCCTCCGGACCTCACCCCTCGCGTCGGACCGCCGACGGCCCGATTCTATCGTCAAGCCGCGCCCGGCGGGAGCGATCCCGCGACGGGACGATACAGAATATACCGACACCAGGCGCAGATGTTTCTCCCCGTAGACGAACAGATCCGCCGCATCCGCGCGGGAGCCGAGTCCATCGTCCCCGAGGACGAACTCGTGGCCAAGCTCGAGCGCTCGGCCCGGGAGGATCGGCCCCTCCTTATTAAACAGGGGTTCGACCCGACCCGGCCCGACCTCCACATCGGCCACGGCGTGTCGATCCACAAGCTGCGGACCTTCCAGGAACTCGGCCACCGCGTCGTGTTCGTGATGGGTGACTTCACGGCCCGCGTGGGCGACCCGAGCGGAAGGGACGAGACGCGGCCGATGCTGTCCGAGGAGGAGATCGAGTCGAACCTGGCCACCTACGAAGACCAGGTTTTCCGCATCCTCGATCCGGCGGCGACCGAGATCCGGAAGAACAGCGAATGGCTCGCCGGCCTCGCGCTGGCGGACATCCTGCGGCTCACCTCGCAGTACACCGTCGCCCGCATGCTCGAGCGCGACGACTTCGCCGCGCGCCACCGGGAGGGACGTCCCATCAGCCTCGTCGAATTCCTCTACCCGATGATGCAGGCGTACGATTCCGTCGCGTTGCGGGCCGATGTCGAACTCGGCGGCACCGATCAGCGGTTCAACCTGCTGCTGGGGAGAACGCTTCAGGAGCGTGCGGGCCAGGAGCCGCAGGTGTGCCTCATCATGCCGCTTCTGCGCGGGACCGACGGACACCGGAAGATGTCCAAGAGCTACGGCAACTACGTCGGGATCGCGATGGAGGCGGCGGAGACGTTCGGGCGCGTCATGTCGATCCCGGACACGCTGCTCGACGAGTGGCTCGTGCTCGTGTCGAGCGCCTCCGGCGAGGAACTCGCTTCCCGTTGCGCCCAGGCGGAGACCGATCCGCTCGCCGCCAAGCGGTGGCTGGCCGGAGACCTCGTGGCCCGCTACCACGGCGCCGCGGCCGCCGGCGAGGCGCGGGAGGCGTTCGACCGCCTGCACCGGCGCCGGGAGGTGCCCGAGGATGTCCCTGCCGTCTCGCTCTCTCTCGGAGGGGAGGAGACGCTCTGGATCGCGCACATCCTCCGCGATTCGGGGCTCGCGGCTTCCTCCTCGGAGGCGGGCCGACTCATCCGCCAGGGGGCGGTGCGCGTGGACGGGAGCGTGATCCGGGCGGGCGACCTCCGGCTGGGAGAAGGCGAGTATCTCGTGCAGCGAGGCAAGCGGGCATTCGCGCGGATCTCCCTCCGGTCCTGAGGTATCGAGTTTCGCGAGCCCGATTTGGCCGCGCGCGCGCCCGCGGGGCCGTCACCGCGAGGGTCTTGCACGGGCCGAAATCGGCGCTCATGTTGCCCGGTCCCCTTCTTTTGGGGGAGTTGCGCGTGTGCGCCGAGTGGCCGCACGCCGCGCACGGGAATCGTCGAGCTTCGGGACGTGGCCGTCGTCGTCGCAAAACGGTTCCGCCAAGCGTTGTAAAGGAGTAGCGGTACGACAGGACGTGTTTTGATCGGTCTCGACGCGGTGTTACTGACCCGGCCGCGTCGAGCGGGGGGCTCGCCCCTCGAACAGGTTCGGGTCGCAGAGGATCCCACTGCCACAGGAGGGCGATCCATGTTGTTTCACTTGTCAGGACGGCGGAGGCGCGCGAGTGCGCTAGCCGCTACAGCAGTGAGCGCCTGGCTCTTTATCGGCGCGGCCCCGCTGTTCGCTCAGGGAGCGGTTTCGGGGACGGTGACCGATGTGGAGTCGCTGGCCCCGGTGGCCGGCGCGCAGGTGTTCGTTGCGGGAACGGTGATCGGTACGCTGTCGGGTCCCGAGGGCACGTACCGGTTGGAAGGGGTGCCGGCGGGCGAGCAGACCGTAACGGTCCGCCTGATCGGCTACCACGAGCTTTCTCAGACGGTGACGGTGGCGTCGGGCCAGGTCGCGACGGCGGACTTCGCCGTGGAGCAGACGGCCCTTCGCCTCCAGGACATCGTCGTGACGGGGGTGGTGGGCGAGACGCCGCAGGTGAAGCTCCCGTTCACGGTGGAGCGGCTGTCGGCGCAGGACATTCCGGTCCCGGCGGCCGACGCCTCCTCGCTGCTGGCGGGTAAGGCGGCCGGCGTGTCGGTCATCTCCAACTCCGGCCAGCCCGGTCAGGAAGCGTCGATTACGCTGCGCGGCCCGACCTCGATCAACGCGTCCGGCCGGAGCCAGTCGCCGCTGATCGTGATCGACGGCGTGATCCAGGCCGATGGTGCGACGCTTTCGGACGTGGGGGCGCTCGACATCGACCACGTGGAGATCGTGAAGGGAGCGGCGGCGGCGTCGCTGTACGGTTCGCGGGCGCAGAACGGCGTGATCGAGATCACGACGAAGCGCGGCACGGGCCTGCAGACGAACACGCTGACGATCACCGGCCGCGGCGAGTACGGCTTCGGCCAGCTCGTCGGCGATGTCGGGCTCGTGCGTTCGCACCCCTACGAGATGAACGCATCGGGCACGAAGTTCATCGACAGCGAAGGCAACGAGGTCGACTTCGGCGACCTCAACCGCCCCGGCTTCGGTTCCGCCCGCCTGTACAACCAGATCGCCCCGGGCGAGGCGGCGACGCCGCAAACGGCGTTCGCGAACCAGGCGTTCCCGAATGAACTGTTCGACCACATGGACACGTTCTTCGATCCCGGCGAGACCGTCGACATCTACGGCGCGGTCACCGGCCGCTTCGGCGAGTCGAGCTTCCGCGTGAGCGTCAACCAGTTCCGCGAGGCCGGCGTCGTGAGTTGCTCCGCCTGCATCGACAACCTCGCCACGCTGAACGCGGACCGCGTCGCACAGGGGCTGACGGCCTTTGACGTCGGATTGCCGAACGATGAGGGATACGAGCGCCAGAACGTGCGCTTGAACGTCGACACGCGCTTCGGCGACCTGGACATCGCGGCGAGCGGCTTCTACTCGCGCTCCGACCAGGACGACAAGGCCGTTTCGACCGGCGCCTTCTCCCGGCTGACCTTCATGTCACCCGCGCTCGACATCTCGCAGGTCGATCCGATGGACGGGTATCCCGATATCAACGCGGATCCGCAGTCGATCGAACCCAATCCGCTCTACCTGCTGGCCGTCAATGACAGCCGCGACGAGCGGACGCGGACGATGGGGTCGGTGGACCTCAACTTCTCGCCCGCGGCCATCGACTGGCTCACGTTTGAGGCGAACGCATCGTTCGACCGCACGGACTTCAGCGACTACGAGATCCGGCCCAAGAACGAGCGCGAGGCGGGTGGCGGCGGCGTCGGCGAGTTCACCGGCGGCAGCCTCCGCGAGTTCAACTCCACCAACGAGGCGATCAACGCCTCCGTGACGCTCGGCGCGAGCCAGGTGTTCATGGACGGAGACCTGACCGTGCGCGGGAAGGCCCGCTATCTCATCGAAGACCAGAGCTACCAGTCGAACGGCGTGTTCGGCAGCCGCTTCTCGGTGCAGGACGTGCCGAACTTCGGCGCCATCATCGGCGAGACCTCCGGGAACAACTTCCAGAGCGCGGTTAAGGCGGAAGGGCTGTTCGGGATCGCGAGCCTCGACTACCGAGGCCGCTACATCCTCGATGGCCTCGTTCGTCGCGACGGCTCCTCGCTGTTCGGGCCCGATGAGCGGTGGCAGACGTACTTCCGCGGCTCGGTCGCGTGGCGCGTGGCGCAGGAAGACTTCTGGAACATCGACGCGATCGACGAACTGAAGCTGCGCTTCTCGCTCGGCACGGCCGGCGGTCGTCCGAACTTCGCCGCCCAGTACGAGACGTTCGGCGTCTCGGCGGGCGCGATCTTCCCGATCAACCTCGGGAACCGCGCCCTCAAGCCGGAGTTCACGACCGAGAAGGAAGCGGGATTGAACTTCGTGTTCTTCGAGAACCTGGGTCTCGACCTGACGTACGCCTGGAACACGACGGACGACCAGCTCCTGCAGGTTCCGCAGCCGGCCTTCGTCGGCTTCTCGAGCCAGTGGCAGAACGCGGGCGCGATCGCGGCCGAGACGTACGAGGTCTCGATGCGCTACGCGGTAATCGACACGCAGGACATGGGCCTCCAGTTCCGGCTGAACTGGGACAAGACGCGGCAGGAGATCACGCGCCTCGACGTTCCGGACTACTCGTTCGGCAACTTCTACGTCTCCGAGGGTCGTCCGCTGGGCGAGCTGTGGGGCGAGCGGTGGGCCAGGAGCTGCGCGGACCTGGCGCCGATCGGCGTGTCGGCTTCCGACTGC is a window encoding:
- the mltG gene encoding endolytic transglycosylase MltG, whose protein sequence is MKRRSKGTGVRLLLAAFAALAPVAYGFFSAEFRGRGTPDGSVVEVLIPDGAASLEVADVLRAQELIFHPRIFDAYVRLKGQGRQLKAGRYEIPRGAPYPYLLEVLRTGAVVTTPLTIPEGLRLPQVAERLAAYVGDSTAAVLAYLAAPERVAELGVPGPTLEGYLFPETYRFADGVGIPVIVQAIVGRYSDFWGAEERAKAAALGLDEREVVTLASIVEKEVRWDEERPVVAGVYWNRLQRDMLLQADPTVQYALGEPRARLLYRDIDSVADHPYNTYTQPGLPPGPIASPGAASLRAALQPADHEYIFFVARNDGSHEFTRTLREHNNAINRIRLDRESAER
- the ruvX gene encoding Holliday junction resolvase RuvX; amino-acid sequence: MPRSRLMALDYGRRRIGVAVTDPTRTIAAPHGVVERAKRRAPGTAIPGALAELVAELEPAAILVGIPFSMDGTAGEMAEEARAFARALEEATGVRTIEWDERLSTARAERELLSMNPPRGRRRPKGRTDEMAAALMLSAYLRSTPAGAGVPRGP
- a CDS encoding thymidine phosphorylase, encoding MLPTRIIEKKRDGGRLSSDELAAFLRAYLEGDVTEYQMSAFLMAVFIRGLDPAELSVLLREIIDSGARLRFADDGPPAVDKHSTGGVGDKVSLILAPLLAEAGLRVPMMSGRGLGHTGGTLDKLEAIPGFNVSVDLARFQAILDEIGCAMIGQTKEIAPLDGRLYALRDVTGTVPSPALIAASIVSKKVAEGIGALVLDVKCGRGAFITDRDQARGLARTMVDLATAEGVRTSALLTAMDAPLGRTVGNALEVREAIETLRGGGPADLREVTLALSAELLVSVGHAADAEEAAAELGAILDGGAALERFARLIEVQGGDPGVADDPGRLPAAPIREPFLSPGSGWLDVDARTVGVASVELGAGRRRVEDPVDPRVGFEFHRRAGDRVSEGEPLLTVHAADAASAATAARRLADAIRLSSEPPASQPLILERIAG
- a CDS encoding PBP1A family penicillin-binding protein, whose product is MIGRRRTARRSRGAKKGTAGQRRNVRRALLLAVLIGGGLGGGVAWRGWTHLCDECPSIAQIYAFEPKEATKLFAADGSLLAELAIERRTPIRMEALPRHVYNAFIAVEDKRFWGHAGVDLLRTTRAFFDFLLRGYGAAGGSSITQQLAGNMFEGSVNRRDISVRRKLREMRVAIDLERAYSKWEIIEAYLNQINFDGVFGVQAAAERYFGKTAAQLNLPEAALLAAIPRNPAGYNPIRRPERAIGRRNLVLELMAVQGLVSIADAEAAKAYPLELARGARIEQDAPYFVEWVRQRLYDRYGTDIYEKGFRVYTTLDPELQAVADSALLAQLEWVDRHPAYRGVTFEEVRAWPPDSLYQVSRGGAEMPYVQGMFVALDAATGDVRAMVGGRDFGDSEFNRATQAIRQPGSVFKPFVYATAIAAGIPASEIIYDQPYYLENVGGDPYAPRNFDNDFKGPMTLRRALARSINVVAVKLGQRVGEESFAQMAERMGVASSVPRVPSAAIGSMDVRPIEIAAAYSTFANLGVRVSPRSILRVESRDGRVLWESRVQRERVLERDIAWVAQSMLRDAVDQGTGTLAVRSRYAIPFSVPVAGKTGTTNDATNTWFVGFTPDLVTTTWIGHDRPRRIYAGATGGGTAAPVGAAVLARYYETHEHPDAWERPPGLIERTVSETTGLLSTRWCPLDVRYVEIYLEGTEPTEMCDAHGPWSAQVPVRGKSAPH
- the tyrS gene encoding tyrosine--tRNA ligase, producing MFLPVDEQIRRIRAGAESIVPEDELVAKLERSAREDRPLLIKQGFDPTRPDLHIGHGVSIHKLRTFQELGHRVVFVMGDFTARVGDPSGRDETRPMLSEEEIESNLATYEDQVFRILDPAATEIRKNSEWLAGLALADILRLTSQYTVARMLERDDFAARHREGRPISLVEFLYPMMQAYDSVALRADVELGGTDQRFNLLLGRTLQERAGQEPQVCLIMPLLRGTDGHRKMSKSYGNYVGIAMEAAETFGRVMSIPDTLLDEWLVLVSSASGEELASRCAQAETDPLAAKRWLAGDLVARYHGAAAAGEAREAFDRLHRRREVPEDVPAVSLSLGGEETLWIAHILRDSGLAASSSEAGRLIRQGAVRVDGSVIRAGDLRLGEGEYLVQRGKRAFARISLRS
- a CDS encoding SusC/RagA family TonB-linked outer membrane protein, whose product is MSAWLFIGAAPLFAQGAVSGTVTDVESLAPVAGAQVFVAGTVIGTLSGPEGTYRLEGVPAGEQTVTVRLIGYHELSQTVTVASGQVATADFAVEQTALRLQDIVVTGVVGETPQVKLPFTVERLSAQDIPVPAADASSLLAGKAAGVSVISNSGQPGQEASITLRGPTSINASGRSQSPLIVIDGVIQADGATLSDVGALDIDHVEIVKGAAAASLYGSRAQNGVIEITTKRGTGLQTNTLTITGRGEYGFGQLVGDVGLVRSHPYEMNASGTKFIDSEGNEVDFGDLNRPGFGSARLYNQIAPGEAATPQTAFANQAFPNELFDHMDTFFDPGETVDIYGAVTGRFGESSFRVSVNQFREAGVVSCSACIDNLATLNADRVAQGLTAFDVGLPNDEGYERQNVRLNVDTRFGDLDIAASGFYSRSDQDDKAVSTGAFSRLTFMSPALDISQVDPMDGYPDINADPQSIEPNPLYLLAVNDSRDERTRTMGSVDLNFSPAAIDWLTFEANASFDRTDFSDYEIRPKNEREAGGGGVGEFTGGSLREFNSTNEAINASVTLGASQVFMDGDLTVRGKARYLIEDQSYQSNGVFGSRFSVQDVPNFGAIIGETSGNNFQSAVKAEGLFGIASLDYRGRYILDGLVRRDGSSLFGPDERWQTYFRGSVAWRVAQEDFWNIDAIDELKLRFSLGTAGGRPNFAAQYETFGVSAGAIFPINLGNRALKPEFTTEKEAGLNFVFFENLGLDLTYAWNTTDDQLLQVPQPAFVGFSSQWQNAGAIAAETYEVSMRYAVIDTQDMGLQFRLNWDKTRQEITRLDVPDYSFGNFYVSEGRPLGELWGERWARSCADLAPIGVSASDCNANFQVNDDGLLVPTGGSAFTEGFSKKLWGTQVEVATEDGSNSYHWGLPVKVSDYSPACVSKNPGDYTEKCVLTEFLPFGNTTPDFNASLATNFRYQGLSVNALLETSQGQSIYNGTAQWSLRELRGEDTDQTGKSLEHNKPVGYASAVYSVNADNDWFREDGSWIKLRELSFGYTLPDNMVESLFSGVFDRVTLNVIGRNLITITDYRGYDPEVGGSGGQLGSAALNRVDSFGYPNFRTFTFAAELVF